In Podarcis muralis chromosome 14, rPodMur119.hap1.1, whole genome shotgun sequence, one genomic interval encodes:
- the IDH2 gene encoding isocitrate dehydrogenase [NADP], mitochondrial, giving the protein MAHYLRAVAPAVASAALGRSPAALLPVLSVSQRPPHRHYADKRIKVANPVVEMDGDEMTRIIWAGIKEKLILPNVDVQLKYFDLGLPNRDQTDDQVTIDSALATQKYSVAVKCATITPDEARVEEFKLKKMWRSPNGTIRNILGGTVFREPIICKNIPRLVSGWTKPIVIGRHAHGDQYRATDFVVDKSGTFKMVFTPKDGSGVKEWEVYNFPGGGVGMGMYNTDESISGFAHSCFQYAIQKKWPLYMSTKNTILKAYDGRFKDTFQEIFEKHYKTDFDKLKIWYEHRLIDDMVAQVIKSAGGFVWACKNYDGDVQSDILAQGFGSLGLMTSILVCPDGKTIEAEAAHGTVTRHYREHQKGNPTSTNPIASIFAWTGGLKHRGKLDSNADLIKFGETLEKVCIETVESGAMTKDLAGCIHGLNNVKLNEHYLNTSDFLEAIKNNLNKALGK; this is encoded by the exons ATGGCCCACTACCTCCGCGCTGTTGCTCCGGCCGTCGCCTCGGCCGCTTTGGGCCGCTCTCCTGCCGCGCTGCTCCCGGTGCTGAGCGTCTCGCAGCGCCCGCCGCACCGGCACT ATGCTGACAAAAGGATCAAAGTTGCCAACCCTGTGGTGGAGATGGATGGTGACGAGATGACCCGGATCATCTGGGCCGGCATCAAGGAGAAG CTGATCCTGCCCAACGTAGATGTCCAGCTGAAGTACTTTGACTTGGGGCTGCCGAATCGGGACCAGACGGATGACCAGGTCACCATAGACTCTGCCCTGGCCACCCAGAAATACAGCGTGGCCGTCAAGTGTGCCACAATCACCCCCGATGAAGCCCGCGTGGAAG AATTCAAGCTAAAGAAGATGTGGAGGAGCCCAAACGGCACCATCAGGAACATCCTGGGTGGGACAGTCTTCAGAGAACCAATCATCTGCAAGAACATTCCTCGCCTGGTCTCGGGCTGGACAAAGCCCATCGTCATTGGCAGGCATGCCCATGGTGATCAG TATAGAGCCACAGATTTCGTTGTGGACAAGTCTGGGACGTTTAAGATGGTCTTCACTCCCAAGGATGGCAGCGGAGTCAAGGAGTGGGAGGTGTACAACTTCCCCGGCGGAGGCGTCGGCATGGGCATGTACAATACAGATGAG TCCATCTCGGGCTTTGCCCACAGCTGCTTCCAGTATGCCATCCAAAAGAAGTGGCCCCTTTACATGAGCACAAAGAACACCATCCTCAAGGCCTACGATGGGCGgttcaaggacaccttccaggAGATCTTTGAAAA GCACTACAAGACTGATTTTGACAAGCTCAAGATCTGGTACGAGCACCGTCTCATTGACGACATGGTGGCCCAGGTGATAAAATCCGCAGGTGGCTTTGTTTGGGCGTGCAAGAACTACGATGGAGATGTCCAGTCTGACATCTTGGCCCAAG GGTTTGGCTCACTCGGCCTCATGACTTCCATCCTCGTCTGCCCGGATGGGAAGACCATCGAAGCGGAGGCAGCTCACGGCACTGTTACACGCCACTACCGGGAGCACCAGAAG GGCAATCCCACCAGTACCAACCCTATCGCAAGCATCTTTGCCTGGACAGGAGGCCTGAAGCACAGAGGCAAATTGGACAGCAACGCTGACCTCATCAA GTTTGGTGAGACTCTGGAGAAGGTCTGCATTGAGACGGTGGAGAGTGGGGCCATGACAAAGGATCTGGCTGGCTGCATTCATGGATTAAACAA TGTGAAGCTCAACGAGCATTATTTGAACACCTCCGACTTCCTGGAAGCTATCAAGAACAACCTGAACAAAGCTCTGGGCAAATAG